One stretch of Juglans microcarpa x Juglans regia isolate MS1-56 chromosome 3D, Jm3101_v1.0, whole genome shotgun sequence DNA includes these proteins:
- the LOC121255139 gene encoding uncharacterized mitochondrial protein AtMg00860-like → MEKELEHLGHFILGEGVRVDQRKIEAMVDWPLPKDASALRGFLGLIGYYRRFMQNYGHIAKPLTSLLKNDNFEWTQEAREAFENLKRAMIVTLVLALPNFEKSFEVYTDVSEEGIGAVSVQEQQPLAFISKQLGQ, encoded by the coding sequence ATGGAAAAAGAATTAGAGCACCTTGGTCACTTTATCTTGGGAGAAGGGGTAAGGGTTGATCAAAGGAAGATTGAGGCCATGGTGGATTGGCCATTGCCTAAGGATGCTTCGGCTTTGAGGGGTTTCTTGGGCTTGATCGGGTATTATAGAAGATTTATGCAGAACTATGGTCACATTGCCAAGCCACTCACTTCTTTGCTCAAGAATGACAATTTTGAGTGGACACAAGAAGCAAGGGAAGCCTTTGAGAATTTGAAGAGGGCTATGATCGTGACCCTCGTGCTTGCATTGCCCAACTTTGAGAAGTCATTTGAGGTGTATACGGATGTGAGTGAGGAAGGAATAGGTGCTGTTTCGGTGCAAGAGCAGCAACCATTGGCCTTTATTTCCAAGCAATTGGGCCAATGA